A genomic window from Labrus bergylta chromosome 7, fLabBer1.1, whole genome shotgun sequence includes:
- the cav1 gene encoding caveolin-1, which yields MTGGLKDGDTEEEFLHSPFIRKQGNIYKPNNKDMDNESLNEKTMEDVHTKEIDLVNRDPKHINDDVVKVDFEDVIAEPAGTYSFDGVWKASFTTFTVTKYWCYRLLTALVGIPLALIWGIFFAILSFIHIWAVVPCIKSYLIEIHCISRVYSIAVHTFCDPLFEAMGKCFSSIRIRTTKEV from the exons ATGACAGGAGGATTGAAGGACGGAGACACAGAGGAG GAGTTTCTGCATTCGCCGTTCATCCGAAAACAAGGAAACATATACAAACCTAACAACAAAGACATGGACAACGAAAGTCTTAACGAGAAGACGATGGAGGATGTCCACACCAAAGAGATTGACCTGGTCAACCGGGACCCAAAGCACATAAACGACGACGTTGTCAAG GTGGACTTTGAGGATGTGATAGCTGAGCCTGCTGGGACATACAGCTTCGACGGCGTGTGGAAAGCCAGCTTCACCACCTTTACTGTCACCAAGTACTGGTGCTACCGGCTGCTGACGGCGCTGGTCGGCATCCCCCTGGCGCTCATCTGGGGAATCTTCTTCGCCATCCTGTCCTTCATCCACATCTGGGCCGTGGTGCCGTGCATCAAGAGCTACCTGATTGAGATCCACTGCATCAGCCGTGTCTACTCTATCGCCGTGCACACCTTCTGCGACCCGCTGTTCGAGGCTATGGGCAAGTGCTTCAGCAGCATCAGAATCCGCACCACCAAGGAGGTGTAG